The DNA sequence CGCCTCACCAAGGTGTCGACGAGCCACAAGTGGGAGATCAATCCTCCCATTTGtgttttctactttttttttttaactttttgtttttattttaatttaattttaaaaaattagattaatctatacttttacaaaaatgccctttatCGGCCAAAAAATTTGGGCGATCGAGTGGACGGCAAGGtgagactcttatttgaaaaggTTAATACTACAGAAatccccaaaccggtacacctatgacaaatttaccataaactagtatatctatgacaaatttaccctcagttaatttttgttaaatttaaccatcaaattgctgattttgtgacatgtgatagttgacggctATACCAGTATAGGATtttgaccctctgtttgtcacaggtttatcaatttgcgattttttgtgatattaaatcaatttaacatgagtaaatttgtcataggtgtattagtttggggtatttcgtgatcaaaagaattagtttaggataaatttgtcatagatataccagtttaaggtttttggcggttaaaaaaataatttggagtaaatttgtcatatgtataccagtttagggtatttcgtggtcaaaaaaataatttgaagtaaatttaccacaagtgtaccagtttagaatttttcatggtattaaccctatttaaAACAACCATAGTCACTTCAAGTCTTTTCTTGACATAATAATGGTACTTTaagtatttatttgaaataaaatttactttaaatttttattttaaaaaatgagggcactttttaagttttttttttttgttttttccgaAAGGAGTGGAGCTAAAAATTGCAGACTTCCTTCGGGGAGCCTGGAGGTCCCTCTCATAAAGGTCGCAACTTTAGAAAGAGCAAGAAGGACCTGCGACACCCATCCGAGCCATCCGAACCATATTTTTTTCAGTGGTGGGGTGAGCCAGCGACGCCAATCCTCGAGCACGTACAATGCGAGGCGCGTGGGTGACGAATTGGCCGTCGCTACGAAGCAAGTCCCTCcgctcatcatcttcttcatcgtctccttcttcgtcttcttcgttgTCTTGGAATTTGAAGCTGCTTGGCCCGATCCTCCCCGACGTTTGGATGATGCCCCGCCCCAACTCCAACGCCTTCCGTTCCCAGTCTTCGGGCACTGTTCTCCGTGACTTGTTCCaccacctctttttttttttcccacctgCGGTGATGAGCCTGAAACTGCTCTCGTTGCGTGTGAAATGCGTGTTTCTCGAGTCCATTGGGGTCGCTTCGAGGGTTGACGTGAGTGTCCTCTGTACGTTGCGTCTGCTTTTTCCGTTGTTCGAGACCCGTTCTCCATGTCTCGTTCGGCAGGATGCTGATTGCCTTGAAGCAGTTTTTGGGTTCAGGTGTTATGGCTTTTGACGTCGTACCGATTCGAATTCATTAGCGATCCTATGAAGTATAATGATGAATCCAGTGCCAAGTATGAGTTGTTGAATCCTGCCAAAATGACgggtttttccttttggcatgAGAAAAAGTTTGGGTTCTTCTTGAGTGAAGCTGAGACACAACTTCCCTCGGTAGCTTTTGTAACTTCTGCATTTACAACTCGTTGAGGATGAAAATAATCGGTGCAAATGTAGGAAAAGCAGAAGCAAAAAAAGGCCTAGGACTACTTTCGAAAGTCGTCCTTTTACTAAGCATCGGCTTATGAAGGGCCGCAAGATGCTTCATTGGATCTGATGGACTTTTTCGTAACAGAAGTCACTCTCCAAAAGCACTAAAGATTTCACTGACATGATTGGGAATGGTTTATAGAGAACCCTTTTGAGAATTAGGAATTCCAGACAATCCAAATTGTAAGGTTGATTATTCTACCTGTGGAGGTTTGGTAGCTTCTTGTATTGTAGCTGTATATAAGGTGCTTGAGCAGGACTACTTCTCttgcttcttttcttgattCATGTACCTCGTGCATAGCACGCTAACCTGTTTTAAATTTATACTTAAAGCAGCTAATGGGAAAACTGCTAATGTAATAAATGGGAACTCCATTGCAAGAGCTATTAGATCAGGAGTAGCCAATGAAATTTGCAGAATGAAGGAAACCATTGTAAAATCCCCAGGATTGGCCATTGTGTTGGTTGGTGGAAGAAGGGATTCACGAACTTTTATTCGTGTCAAGTTAAAAGCTTGTGAAGAGGTTGGGATAACGACCTATGTAGAGGAGTTACCTGAAGAATGTACAGAAGATGAAGTTCTGCGCGTTGTTTCCAGATTAAATAACAACCCATCAGTTAATGGTATTATTGTGCAACTCCCTTTACCACAAGTAATTTCTACAGCTTGACTTATGCTTAGTTCCCCTTTCTCTTTTGAATCTCTTGGGTAATCTGTACCAAATGAGGCTGCTAAGTTCACAGTTGCCAATGGAACATTCACATGTTCCGACACATTCCACAAAGTAATAGGATGGTGTAACCTGTACATAATTCAATAATATACCTTTTCATCTTCCGGTGTGGAGGATGATGCAATGACTAGAGCTCCCCACTGACTTGAAAATTTGCAACAACATGTTAGCATTCATTTAACACATCTTGTGAGGATATTTTTACCATTGTGCCACCTCAATGTGATGTCTGCCCAGCATGTGGACGAGGAAAGAATCATCAATTTTGTCAGCCCAGAGAAAGACGTGGATGGCTTCCATCCCCTCAATATGGGAAATCTTGCCATGAAAGGAAGGGAGCCACTTTTTATTCCTTGTGCTCCTAAGAGTTGTATAGAGTTGTTGTTGAGGTCTGGTGTGGAAATCATGGGAAAGAGAGCTGTGGTAGTCGGGAGAAGCAAGATTTTTGGGTTGCCCACTTCTTTGCTGTTGCAGGTAAACATGCCTTTTTCCACATTTTTCTGGTTGTTTAAGATGCTCTCAATATCATTCTCTTCTAATATGTTCCTCTGTTAGAGGCACCATGCAACGGTCAGCACAGTACATTCTTTCACCAAAGATCCAGAACACATTACAAGTGAAGCCGACATTGTGATTGCTGATGTGGGGATACCCAATTTAATCCGTGGCAGTTGGCTAAAACCGGGAGCTGCAGTAGTGGACATGGGGACCAATCAAGTTCAGGTACAAATAATGAAAGCTCAGCACCAATGGCATTCTCAAACTGTGTGGCCTCACTTAACTGCAAATTTACATTCTAATGTGCATTGACTTATATAAGTAAGATGTTGGTTGTAGGATGCTGTGGTTTCTATCTTTTCtgttgaaaaaattggaaaagcaGGGGCAGGTATATCTTCAtgagggaaaattaaaaaactacaCTCAGCTTTCTCTCAGTTGGCACTCACAGCCTCTACCCTACCCTTTGTGCCATAAGGTGTCAGAACCTTAGACTTTTTACCTTCAAGTTTAACGCCATTCGAAAATAACGGAAACTGAAGGGTGCAAAGATTAGCTCTTTTTGAAACCTCAAGATATATCATGTGGGGTCTTGGTAGATGGTGCAAAGTGTAGGATTTGAACTTAGAGGCAGCCAAGGTGTAACTATGGAAAATTTGAGGtggattttatctttttgctttttatcgTTTCAGGCAGTCTCGTACCTGTGATCTACCCAACGCATATATGCAGGTGAAGTGCTCTATGCTCAGGGAAGGGATGTTTGAGGGGGGAAGGCTTAAAAAAAAGTGGTTCTTTCAGAAAAGAAATGATTAGTGAACAATCAAGGATTGAGAAAGGGCAAAGCCTTAGAAGATGAAAAGTCTACTTGCTGGATTTCCTTACGAAAGCTTTGATTCATGGTCATGAAATTAGCAAATAAATAATCTAGAACTTTAAGCTTCAACTCACAGTTGGGGTTGATGTACAAATGCTCATTAATGCCGATAATCTCATATAAGTAGCTGCTGTGGTACGAGTGGTCAGTTAACAGGTGGTTTTCTGAGAACTAGTGATACTTCCTCGGTCCCACTCGAAAGAACTAGCCCCTCTGCTCTGTTTCCCTTTTGAGCAATTTCCTGTAATAGAAGCTTTACATGTTACTGGGAGGTTTGACTTTGAATTAAGAGTTTGTAATGTCCAGGATCCTGGCATTGATCGAGGTTTCCGCATCACAGGAGACGTTTGCTATGACGAAGCAATCAAAGTTGTGTCGGCCATTACTCCTGTGCCAGGAGGTGTCGGACCAGTGACAAACTCTATGCTTCTGTCTAATACTCTCGATTCTGCTAAGCGTGCATTCGGATTCATATGAAAGCTGAGGTTGGTCCCCGGTGAGGCAAAGGTGCTCCATTTGTCCTTGCCAATCTCTATATGTCAATGGCAATCTTTGCAGAATCTGGAGTTTTCTTCTCTGTAGTTCAATATTTCGCCAATTAGAGTCTGGTTTCTTGGATCACTTAATCCCACACTTCCGTATAATGGcaatgaaaagaaaggagatgAGTATGGCATGTGTCGCGATCTCAAGATGTAAAATGGGTTTGCTTCATCTATACTAAAACCGGTTAACAAATTGATGCACCGAGTGATATGATACACTTTTAGCGGATCTTGAACTCGGGACATCGATTAGTATGACAATTTTGGTAAAGCTATTCTTAGTATACTTCGCAATAtcggctttttcttttctacttttcGGCGAACGCAGGCCTATGGTTTTCGTAGTTCTTTGCCATTGAATCCCTCTTCTTGATTTCTCTCGTGGAGGATAAATTATATATCCGCTTCTCAGCATGATATCATTGCAATGGCAAGATTCTGAAGATGTAGCTCAGGCTGAAAAAGCCTCTTCGTTGAGACCTCTCCAACGAGAGCCAATTTGAATGATACGTCTCGACATTTGCGTTCCAACTTCCAAACCTATACTCAATCGTTGGCCTTGGCAATGTCTTTGATCCTTCATTAACTTGAGCTGAGCAGAGGTCATCCATTCGACCCCATTGACTTCACCTCCCTATGCTTTCCTCCAGTTCCGATGCCGAACACGAGGAGTTGGCGCCCGACTTTCACGGGAATAATCTTGTGGTAGACATATAAGATACTTTATGACATGTTCTAAATCCTAACAGATGAGAGACGACACTTTCTCCCCATTCTCAATCTCCCATCTCCGGTGGGGCAACGGTAGCGCCCGGTGGCGAATCCCGACGAACCCCGACTCTCAATAAGTGAAAGTACTCGGGTTTCCGAAAGGCTATTTTTAGTGCCATTAGGTCTTAATGAAACGAAGTTGGGAAGATAAAACGAGAGGGTTAATGAGATTTGAGAGTTTGTAGCCATGGAGGAAACTTGAAAGGAAAGTGATCTGCAACGCCCTTGAGGGACGGTGATGTCTTATCTACTTTTCTGAACTCCCCCTTTCGAGGTTTTTCCCCAACCATCTCGGACGTCCAATGAAGGCTAAGAAAGTTATTATTGAGACATTATAGTCTTTCTCTCCACATGTTAGCTTTTAAGTAAAGGGGTTTAagatttagaccaaaaaaaaaaaaaaagtaaaggggTTTAAGATATCGTGCAAGGACCGCGGTTGCTTTTGTTTCatgcaaaattcaaaatttgaaaaacaaatttaaaaaaaaatgatcgttcGTATTATTTGCGAAACTGaatggatgaaaaatattttcgtcaccCATGAAGACAGTTAGTTATAAATTATTGACGATAATGAAACATTTtctgttgactaatttttctaaacgacataatcaattatttttagaattcGTTGCATTTTGCTCATAcatacaaaaaacaaaaagaacttaGCCTGACCGCCACCTAAGCGAATATTTCCTAATTCACCGTGAAGCATTTGTTATGATCTCTTCAccttacttatttatttatttttatagaatCCCTTCACCTTAATGACTTGCCTTTTATTATAACCAATTGGCAAACGTGTTAAATATGAAAGGgttgatatcacaaaaaaaaaaaaaaaaaacctaaatttgCAAATCCA is a window from the Rhodamnia argentea isolate NSW1041297 chromosome 8, ASM2092103v1, whole genome shotgun sequence genome containing:
- the LOC115736769 gene encoding bifunctional protein FolD 1, mitochondrial-like isoform X3, producing MRGAWVTNWPSLRSKSLRSSSSSSSPSSSSSLSWNLKLLGPILPDVWMMPRPNSNAFRSQSSAANGKTANVINGNSIARAIRSGVANEICRMKETIVKSPGLAIVLVGGRRDSRTFIRVKLKACEEVGITTYVEELPEECTEDEVLRVVSRLNNNPSVNGIIVQLPLPQHVDEERIINFVSPEKDVDGFHPLNMGNLAMKGREPLFIPCAPKSCIELLLRSGVEIMGKRAVVVGRSKIFGLPTSLLLQRHHATVSTVHSFTKDPEHITSEADIVIADVGIPNLIRGSWLKPGAAVVDMGTNQVQETFAMTKQSKLCRPLLLCQEVSDQ
- the LOC115736769 gene encoding bifunctional protein FolD 2-like isoform X2, whose protein sequence is MRGAWVTNWPSLRSKSLRSSSSSSSPSSSSSLSWNLKLLGPILPDVWMMPRPNSNAFRSQSSANGKTANVINGNSIARAIRSGVANEICRMKETIVKSPGLAIVLVGGRRDSRTFIRVKLKACEEVGITTYVEELPEECTEDEVLRVVSRLNNNPSVNGIIVQLPLPQHVDEERIINFVSPEKDVDGFHPLNMGNLAMKGREPLFIPCAPKSCIELLLRSGVEIMGKRAVVVGRSKIFGLPTSLLLQRHHATVSTVHSFTKDPEHITSEADIVIADVGIPNLIRGSWLKPGAAVVDMGTNQVQDPGIDRGFRITGDVCYDEAIKVVSAITPVPGGVGPVTNSMLLSNTLDSAKRAFGFI
- the LOC115736769 gene encoding bifunctional protein FolD 2-like isoform X1, with product MRGAWVTNWPSLRSKSLRSSSSSSSPSSSSSLSWNLKLLGPILPDVWMMPRPNSNAFRSQSSAANGKTANVINGNSIARAIRSGVANEICRMKETIVKSPGLAIVLVGGRRDSRTFIRVKLKACEEVGITTYVEELPEECTEDEVLRVVSRLNNNPSVNGIIVQLPLPQHVDEERIINFVSPEKDVDGFHPLNMGNLAMKGREPLFIPCAPKSCIELLLRSGVEIMGKRAVVVGRSKIFGLPTSLLLQRHHATVSTVHSFTKDPEHITSEADIVIADVGIPNLIRGSWLKPGAAVVDMGTNQVQDPGIDRGFRITGDVCYDEAIKVVSAITPVPGGVGPVTNSMLLSNTLDSAKRAFGFI